A region from the Aphis gossypii isolate Hap1 chromosome 1, ASM2018417v2, whole genome shotgun sequence genome encodes:
- the LOC114132844 gene encoding DNA repair protein Rev1 — MKRNRKNTNGFEKWGGYMEAKKTKLEQQFTEKATDDSNHVKSQIFKGISIFVNGYTLPSANELKRIMMENGGVYHHYHRPNITTHIIASNLPTAKLKLLKQFKIVKPEWISDSLKDGKLLNYENYLLFIDKPNQPKIDFPVRAKNASEPTFLSEFYNNSRLHLISTMATTFKRLVNDTRKQNQTDYPGRQRLKNWIEQNRVKNMLFNDSELDNDKIIMHIDMDCFFVSAGLVERPELRGLPVAVTHAKGNLSKQREGVDRGTEFNLYVKRWRGDDDENDEEEEAHEIRPRSTKRDGINETDSMAEIACCSYEARKVGIKNGMLVGRALKMCPTLKLIPYNFEQYKKVAHTLYTHILNDYTLDVEAVSCDELYLDCSHILETTKASPIELAMFLRNEIKEKTQCPCSTGIGSNYLLARLATKKAKPDGQFYLEPGIVMDFMKNIDILDVPGVGRTLGHKLSTLGISTCGELSALSLQTLQSEFGNKTGLSLYKHCRGEDDRKLNYDYKPKSVSADVNYGIRFQNKEESDNFVRQLCNEVEKRLDDIEMNGKTVTLKLMIRNAEAPKESAKFLGHGFCDNITKSSSLTKSTSNSRIIFQVVNKIMNQLDIDPTELRGIGIQMNKLESRIVTGPGRIENFISNMKSEPKINHTLVNENTDNDKIILTKVSKPKSHQSSSTENINKSKSVMDFFKPKEDLNSKNQLKSSNSKSIVPCQSLVNIKMSQVDPSFLDALPADLRLELENELKSHENLNSTFIENQNSPIMEVTMTEESSKLYQHVQIDKMKEFIEEWVVTENEPKMCDNIMVSKYLCNLISDAKTEDAYEIIRKLYRLIKNKDDLAWKQSYFDILKNVQEIMMNLYNAKMKVETTFK, encoded by the exons tacCTTCAGCTAATgaattaaaacgtataatgaTGGAGAATGGAGGGGTTTACCATCATTACCATAGACCTAATATAACTACACATATAATAGCAAGCAATTTACCCACTGCtaaattaaaactacttaaacagtttaaaattgtaaaacctGAATGGATATCTGATAGTCTAAAAGATGGAAAACTTTTAAACTATGAAAATTATCtactttttattgataaaccaAATCAGCCAAAGATTGATTTCCCAGTCCGTGCTAAAAATGCCTCAGAACCAACATTTCTCTCAGAATTTTACAACAATTCCAGACTGCACTTAATATCAACTATGGCAACAACGTTTAAACGTTTAGTAAATGATACAAGGAAACAAAATCAAACAGATTATCCAGGGCGACAACGATTGAAAAATTGGATTGAACAAAAcagagttaaaaatatgttatttaatgacTCTGAGCTTGACAATGACAAAATAATCATGCACATTGACATggattgtttttttgtatctgCTGGTTTGGTTGAAAGACCTGAGCTTAGAGGATTGCCTGTAGCTGTTACACATGCCAAAGGAAACTTGTCTAAGCAAAGAGAAGGGGTAGATCGTGGAACAGAGTTTAATTTGTATGTCAAACGCTGGAGAGGTGATGATGATGAAAACGACGAAGAAGAAGAAGCACATGAAATTAGACCTCGATCAACTAAAAGAGATGGTATTAATGAAACAGATTCAATGGCAGAAATTGCTTGTTGTAGTTATGAAGCTAGAAAAGTTGGAATTAAAAACGGTATGCTGGTTGGTCGAGCATTAAAAATGTGtcctacattaaaattaataccatataattttgaacaatataaaaaagtagcTCATACTTTATACACTCACATTCTGAATGA ttatacattagATGTGGAAGCTGTTAGTTGTGATGAATTGTATTTAGATTGTTCGCATATTCTAGAAACGACAAAAGCATCACCTATTGAATTAGCTATGTTTCTacgaaatgaaataaaa gaaaaaaCTCAGTGTCCATGTTCTACCGGTATTGGCTCAAATTATCTGCTTGCCAGGTTAGCCACAAAGAAAGCCAAACCAGATGGTCAATTTTATCTGGAACCTGGCATTGTTATGGATTTTATgaagaatatagatatattagatGTTCCAG GTGTTGGAAGAACCTTGGGGCATAAATTATCAACACTCGGTATCAGTACATGTGGTGAACTAAGCGCACTATCACTGCAAACACTTCAAAGTGAATTTGGAAACAAGACTGGACTTTCGTTGTATAA gcaTTGTCGTGGAGAGGATGATCGAAAACTTAATTATGACTATAAACCAAAGTCAGTGTCTGCTGATGTTAATTATGGTATCAGGTTTCAAAATAAAGAAGAGTCAGATAATTTTGTGAGACAATTATGTAATGAGGTTGAAAAACGACTTGATGATATAGAAATGAATGGCAAAACAGTTACCTTAAAGttaatg aTTCGAAATGCAGAAGCACCAAAAGAATCTGCAAAATTTTTAGGCCATGGattttgtgataatattactaaatcaaGTTCTTTAACTAAATCAACATCAAATTCTAGAATAATTTTCCA agttgtcaataaaataatgaatcaatTAGATATTGATCCAACTGAATTACGTGGAATTGGAATACAGATGAATAAATTAGAAAGTCGTATAGTAACAGGGCCTGGACGtatagaaaattttatatcCAACATGAAATCtgaaccaaaaataaatcatacattaGTTAATGAAAACactgataatgataaaataatattaacaaaagtgTCCAAACCCAAAAGTCACCAGAGTTCTTctacagaaaatattaataagtcaaAGTCTGTTATGGATTTTTTTAAGCCCAAAGaagatttaaattctaaaaaccaACTAAAAAGTTCAAACTCCAAATCTATTGTTCCATGTCAATCacttgttaatataaaaatgtctcAAGTAGATCCATCATTTCTAGATGCATTGCCTGCAGATTTGCGTTTAGAACTAGAAAATGAATTGAAATCTCATGAAAATCTTAATTctacatttattgaaaatcaaaattcacccATAATGGAAGTCACAATGACAGAAGAAAGCTCCAAGTTATATCAACATGTACAGATTGATAAAATGAAAGAATTTATTGAGGAATGGGTAGTCACTGAGAATGAACCAAAAATGTGTGACAATATAATGGTTTCAAAATACCtgtgtaatttaattagtgaTGCCAAGACCGAAGATGCTTATGAAATCATAAGAAAACTTTACcg attaataaaaaataaggatGATTTGGCTTGGAAACAAAGTTACTttgatatattgaaaaatgttcaagAAATAATGATGAATTTGTATAACGCTAAAATGAAAGTGGaaactacatttaaataa